Proteins encoded by one window of Nevskiales bacterium:
- the murE gene encoding UDP-N-acetylmuramyl-tripeptide synthetase: IAYGLCAAPAAAAARYVLGAEPELHARGLALAVRTSWGEGVLESRLLGRFNAYNLLAALAVLLEKGVALDVALGALRHVETVPGRMEAVQLRDRQPLVAVDYAHTPEALGQALRALRAHCRGELTVVFGCGGDRDRGKRPLMAAAALEHADRLIITDDNPRSEDPRAIVQDILAGLPAGARFTVEHDRARAIALALAGAGPEDAVLVAGKGHEDYQIVGRERRHFSDRRVVAACLEGGRQA, encoded by the coding sequence ATCGCCTATGGTCTCTGTGCGGCGCCGGCCGCCGCCGCGGCGCGCTACGTGCTCGGCGCGGAGCCCGAATTGCATGCGCGCGGCCTTGCGCTGGCCGTGCGCACGAGCTGGGGCGAAGGCGTGCTGGAAAGCCGTCTGCTCGGCCGCTTCAACGCCTACAACCTGCTGGCCGCGCTCGCGGTGCTGCTGGAGAAAGGCGTCGCGCTCGACGTCGCGCTCGGCGCACTGCGGCATGTGGAAACCGTGCCGGGGCGCATGGAAGCGGTGCAGCTGCGCGATCGGCAGCCGCTGGTGGCGGTGGACTATGCGCATACGCCCGAGGCGCTCGGCCAGGCCTTGCGCGCGCTGCGCGCGCACTGCCGCGGCGAGCTGACCGTGGTGTTCGGCTGCGGCGGCGACCGCGATCGCGGCAAGCGTCCGCTGATGGCCGCCGCGGCGCTGGAGCATGCCGATCGCCTGATCATCACCGACGACAACCCGCGCAGCGAGGATCCGCGCGCGATCGTCCAGGACATCCTCGCCGGCCTGCCGGCCGGCGCGCGCTTCACGGTCGAGCACGACCGCGCGCGCGCCATCGCCCTGGCGCTGGCCGGCGCCGGCCCCGAGGACGCCGTGCTGGTGGCCGGCAAGGGCCACGAGGATTACCAGATTGTTGGCCGGGAGCGTCGCCATTTCAGCGATCGCCGGGTGGTCGCTGCCTGTCTTGAAGGGGGGCGGCAGGCATGA